The sequence TTGGAATTGAATACTTTTTTTGAAAATTTATTGATATCCTGAACATAGTCTGAAAAAATAATCCTCCCTGATTCATCTTGAAAATAAACAAATCCTTTTTCATTTGGAAGATCCTGTGTCAATTGCTTAATCTTGTTGATATAATTCTTGGCATTGGTTTCTTCGTGCTGCTTTTGGATAATTTCGTTTTCAGTATCTTTAGATATTAAAAGTTTAAACAGCTCCAGGGTAGCTCTGGCGTCTCCATCAGCCCTGTGATGATTCGTCAAAGGAATCCCCAATGATTTCACCAATTTACCCAACGAATAACTTACTTCATCAGGAATTAGTTTTTTCGCTAAAGGAATGGTATCTAAAGTATTGATTTTAAAATCATAACCCAACCTTTTAAATGATTGGCGAAGCATTCTGTAATCAAAATCAATATTATGCCCTACCAAAGTTGTATTTTGGGTAATTTCAATAACTCTTTTGGCTATTTCGTGGAACTTGGGGGCAGTTTTCACCATCTTTGGGGTGATATTGGTAAGCTTCTGAACAAAAGGAGTAATATCTGCTTCTGGATTGACAAGGGATATAAACTGATCTGTAATTTTCTGACCATCATATCTGTAGATGGCAATATCTATAATGCATTCATTTCTATAACCTGCACCATTACTTTCTATGTCTATAATTGAATACATTGATTTTCCCGTTAACTGCTGTGTTTATTATTAAAAATTTCAATTCTTTAACCCGATACTATTTTCTCATCAGTAAAGATAACCTGCTAAAATAACAAAAAATATATCAAAATATAGCAGGTTACTGTATATAACATTTGGATTATCTTTTTCTACCTCCAAGACCAAACATTCCAAGAATAGCTTTTGCACCTTCCCGCATTAGTGTATTGGTAAAAGTTCTACCTGCCTGGCTCTGCAACACTTGTTCAAACATTCCTGGCTCTTCTTTTACCGGCCTTGCTCTCTGGTTGGATGTTGGATTTTGGGCTGCTTGCTCCATTCTGCTGGTTAACATTTCATAAGCAGACTCTCTATCTATTGCTTCTTCATATTTGGCTACCATCGCTGAACTGGATGTTAACTCCGTAATCTCCGCTTCACTCAAAACATCCATTCTGGATTCTGGAGAAATTAGATAAGTATGAACCAACGGTGTTGGAATTCCTTTTTCATCCAGAGCTGTAACGAATGCCTCACCAATACCTAAATTCTGAATCAGATTGGAAGCGTTATAATATTCTGTGGTTGGATAGTTCTCAACGGCCTTCGAAATTTCCTTTTTATCTTTTGCTGTAAACCCTCTCAAAGCGTGCTGTATTTTCAATCCTAGTTGAGACAAAACACTTTCAGGTACATCACCAGGAATCTGGGTAATAAAATAAATCCCCACCCCTTTTGAACGAATAAGCTTTACCATCGTTTCAATCTGTGAAAGAAGAGTTTTTGATGCTTCATCAAAAAGCAAATGTGCCTCATCTATAAATAATACAAGCTTCGGTTTACCACTGTCTCCTTCTTCCGGAAAGGTCATATAGATTTCTGCAAAAAGAGAAAGCATAAAGGTAGAAAACAATTGCGGTTTATTCTGAATATCTGCTACTCTTAGAATATTAACAACACCTTTTCCATCCCTGGTTTCTAATAAATCCTGAACATCAAAGCTTAGTTCACCAAAGAAATCTCCAGCGCCTTGTTGTTCCAATGCCACAATAGATCTTAGAATGGCTCCCAAAGAAGCTGGTGCTATCGATCCATAGTTGGCAGCAAGTTCTGCTTTCCCCTGTGCATTATCTGTCACATACTGAAGTACTTTCTTTAAATCTTTAAGGTCAATCAAAGGAAGTCCTTTATCATCACAATATTTAAAGACAATAGACATGATGCTTTGTTGGGTATCATTAAGCTGAAGAATTTTACTTAATAAAATAGGTCCGAATTCTGTTACAGTAGCCCTCAGTTTCACCCCTTTTCCTCCTGAAATACTCATCAATTCTACCGGGAATCCCTGTGGAGTATAAGGAAGCTGAGTTTTCGCATACCTTTCTTCAATAATAGAGTTCATCTGTCCTGCTTCTGCAATTCCGGAAAAGTCACCTTTAATATCCAAAACCAATGACGGAATCCCCTGATGAGAAAGCTGTTCTGCAAATACCTGTAATGTTTTAGTCTTTCCGGTTCCGGTTGCCCCTGCAATAAGACCGTGGCGGTTGATTGTTTTTAATGGAATGGTTACATTCACTTCGGGAACTACTACTCCATCCAACATTCCTTTCCCTAGTATAATGTGATCTCCCTTTGGAGTATATCTAGCATTTAATTCTTCAATAAATTGTGCTTTGTCTGCCATTTGATTGTTTTTTAACTTATAAATATAAAGGTTTTTGTAAAATATTTTGTGATTTCTCCCCCTAACTTTTATTAATAGTCTAGGGAAACAACTTTTCCCTGTTTAAGCAAATTTCAAACCATGGTTTCTGAAATTTAAAAAACTGTATTGATAAAGAATTGCCTTTCAAGAGAGACATGATAAAAAACAGCATTTCCATCTTACCATTATGTAAGGCATTCTTTTTGCTGAAAAAACACAAGAACTTAAACAATCGTTTAACAAGTATTGAAAGAAACTATCAATTGAATTTAACATTTGATTTAGAATTTATCTAATACTTTGTATCTTTAACTATTAAAAAAATACCCAATGAAAATTGAACAAATATATACGGGCTGTCTGGCTCAGGGTGCCTATTATATTGTATCAGAAAACGAAGCTGTCATTATTGATCCTTT is a genomic window of Chryseobacterium nakagawai containing:
- a CDS encoding 3'-5' exonuclease; the protein is MYSIIDIESNGAGYRNECIIDIAIYRYDGQKITDQFISLVNPEADITPFVQKLTNITPKMVKTAPKFHEIAKRVIEITQNTTLVGHNIDFDYRMLRQSFKRLGYDFKINTLDTIPLAKKLIPDEVSYSLGKLVKSLGIPLTNHHRADGDARATLELFKLLISKDTENEIIQKQHEETNAKNYINKIKQLTQDLPNEKGFVYFQDESGRIIFSDYVQDINKFSKKVFNSKSKKWEQVQKDVEQINFELTGTDIIAKLILNSKNNKKKEVLPFGLYFRNNKYIVEKNTLNKTEKAILKFRSFTQGTKAVQFIDAQKEYNDVAVLQQKIEFRKRNELWLGTGRKLGEKLFLIIENGKVLSFGFYELFTQIQTLSKLAKLKINLQLSSTDLNNELQLALLRGDFETLPLPK
- a CDS encoding helicase HerA-like domain-containing protein, encoding MADKAQFIEELNARYTPKGDHIILGKGMLDGVVVPEVNVTIPLKTINRHGLIAGATGTGKTKTLQVFAEQLSHQGIPSLVLDIKGDFSGIAEAGQMNSIIEERYAKTQLPYTPQGFPVELMSISGGKGVKLRATVTEFGPILLSKILQLNDTQQSIMSIVFKYCDDKGLPLIDLKDLKKVLQYVTDNAQGKAELAANYGSIAPASLGAILRSIVALEQQGAGDFFGELSFDVQDLLETRDGKGVVNILRVADIQNKPQLFSTFMLSLFAEIYMTFPEEGDSGKPKLVLFIDEAHLLFDEASKTLLSQIETMVKLIRSKGVGIYFITQIPGDVPESVLSQLGLKIQHALRGFTAKDKKEISKAVENYPTTEYYNASNLIQNLGIGEAFVTALDEKGIPTPLVHTYLISPESRMDVLSEAEITELTSSSAMVAKYEEAIDRESAYEMLTSRMEQAAQNPTSNQRARPVKEEPGMFEQVLQSQAGRTFTNTLMREGAKAILGMFGLGGRKR